Proteins from a single region of Desulfitibacter alkalitolerans DSM 16504:
- a CDS encoding xanthine dehydrogenase family protein molybdopterin-binding subunit, with the protein MGSFIGKPIARIDAEDKVTGKGHYAADIKVKDCLWIKLVRSPIPHGIIKSINTSELKNKPGVFCFTGQDIKVNSFGNIIKDQPILAHDKVRFYGEPVVLVAAPTKKEAEFWAGRVYIEYESLPVMDDPMVALKNEVKIHDQGNLLQKFNFDKRDVNKGFGSSHLTLKDEFEVPMVDHAYLETEAGVSYWDGDVLNVIAGTQNPFHDRNEIARCFDISPDRIRVKAPLVGGGFGGKDGNTVQLYLALVTIKTGKPAKLVFDREESLLTTYKRHPARVVTKMGFGKHGRILAFESEIYFDTGAYAALGPAVLGLGVEHSTGPYEIANVKIDAYLVYTNKPPASAMRGFGAPQTLFATETLINRAAELLEIDPIQIRLLNSLEKGKEASLGQVMEHSVGIKEALKKLGNSDFWRKRKQEADPLVGYGMASGWLSCGLGVGIKDDAKVEIRRSDDKYIIKVGCVDIGQGNYTGFAQLAASELQVDMDKIELVTADTLGTHDCGTTAASRTTYIVGNALLNAIKDYRKQEEKGIAQPVGIGQAVFPESKLTHLGIGLPHMMYTFIAQAAKVRIDPYTGEIKLLYIFGVTEAGKVLNPLSLSGQIEGGIAMNAGYCLMEQMRIKDGIPLERDLSKYLIPTSMDLCNMETATVDAYENSGPFGIKGAAEVSTVAIAPAITAAVAGITGKVITKLPISRHNIVEACMEGYSS; encoded by the coding sequence ATGGGAAGCTTTATTGGAAAACCAATTGCCAGAATAGATGCCGAAGATAAGGTGACAGGTAAAGGACACTATGCTGCAGATATAAAAGTTAAAGATTGCCTATGGATAAAATTAGTACGTTCCCCTATTCCCCATGGAATAATTAAAAGCATTAACACCTCAGAATTAAAAAATAAGCCTGGAGTTTTTTGTTTTACAGGTCAGGATATCAAGGTAAATTCTTTTGGAAATATAATTAAGGATCAGCCTATTCTTGCCCATGACAAGGTCAGATTTTACGGCGAACCAGTTGTACTGGTTGCTGCACCTACTAAAAAAGAGGCTGAGTTCTGGGCTGGTAGGGTTTATATAGAATATGAAAGTTTACCAGTAATGGATGACCCCATGGTGGCTCTTAAAAATGAGGTTAAAATACATGACCAGGGTAATCTGCTGCAGAAGTTTAATTTTGACAAAAGAGATGTTAACAAAGGCTTTGGCAGCAGCCATCTTACCCTTAAAGATGAGTTTGAAGTACCAATGGTGGACCATGCATACCTAGAAACAGAAGCAGGAGTCAGTTACTGGGATGGAGATGTACTCAATGTAATTGCAGGAACCCAGAATCCCTTCCATGATAGGAATGAGATAGCCCGCTGTTTTGATATATCTCCCGACAGGATTAGAGTTAAGGCTCCACTTGTTGGAGGCGGTTTTGGCGGAAAGGATGGAAATACTGTTCAACTTTATTTAGCTTTGGTAACCATTAAAACAGGCAAGCCAGCCAAGCTGGTATTTGACAGGGAAGAGTCCCTTTTAACCACATATAAAAGACATCCGGCCAGGGTCGTAACAAAAATGGGGTTTGGAAAACATGGGAGAATACTTGCATTTGAATCTGAAATTTATTTTGATACAGGTGCTTATGCGGCCCTAGGTCCAGCAGTTTTAGGATTAGGCGTGGAACATAGTACGGGACCATATGAAATAGCAAATGTGAAAATTGATGCCTATCTTGTATATACAAACAAGCCTCCTGCAAGTGCCATGAGAGGCTTTGGTGCACCCCAAACCCTATTTGCTACAGAAACCTTGATTAACAGGGCAGCAGAATTACTTGAGATTGATCCTATACAAATACGATTGCTTAATTCATTAGAAAAGGGAAAGGAAGCCTCTCTTGGACAGGTTATGGAGCACTCTGTGGGTATAAAAGAGGCTTTAAAAAAATTAGGGAATTCAGATTTTTGGAGAAAAAGAAAACAAGAAGCTGACCCATTGGTGGGATACGGAATGGCTTCGGGCTGGTTGAGCTGTGGTCTGGGAGTAGGAATAAAAGATGATGCAAAGGTTGAGATAAGAAGGTCCGATGACAAATATATAATAAAGGTTGGCTGTGTTGATATAGGACAGGGCAATTATACTGGATTTGCACAATTAGCAGCTAGTGAACTGCAGGTTGACATGGATAAAATAGAGCTAGTTACTGCTGATACCCTTGGTACTCATGATTGTGGGACAACTGCTGCTTCAAGAACCACCTACATAGTAGGAAATGCTTTATTAAATGCAATTAAAGATTATAGAAAACAAGAGGAAAAGGGGATTGCTCAACCTGTTGGGATTGGACAGGCCGTTTTCCCTGAATCCAAACTTACTCATCTGGGCATTGGACTACCCCATATGATGTATACTTTTATAGCACAAGCAGCTAAAGTAAGGATAGATCCCTATACAGGAGAAATAAAGCTGTTGTATATATTTGGTGTTACTGAAGCTGGCAAAGTCTTAAATCCCTTAAGTCTATCGGGTCAAATTGAGGGTGGAATTGCCATGAATGCAGGGTACTGCCTTATGGAGCAGATGCGCATTAAAGATGGCATTCCTCTAGAGAGAGATCTTTCAAAATATTTAATACCTACTAGCATGGATTTATGTAATATGGAAACAGCTACAGTTGACGCATATGAAAACAGCGGACCCTTTGGAATAAAAGGAGCTGCAGAGGTAAGTACAGTTGCCATAGCTCCAGCAATTACTGCAGCAGTAGCAGGTATTACAGGTAAAGTAATAACAAAGCTTCCCATATCACGCCATAATATAGTTGAAGCCTGTATGGAGGGGTATAGTTCTTGA
- a CDS encoding DUF4367 domain-containing protein, whose translation MNKNEDSLDYLIKEEIQNYAKSIEVSDIDQAWKDFEKNMLGRKKRVKNLSKFAVIAAILILILFSSIFVSFNNQAVANFWFLEKIKTTIDEITSISITTSKQEQPESQDKNIEDNTVTVTIEKKLLSLEEASQLVSYPIVLPTYIPSGYSLNGVYLDNPESKTTSIELQYSTPGIEEKLIINQIPTNNSTGFSHNFRGTDVQEKTVLINNNEATLLTFNNRLQLIWQYKTFLYIITGAINEDEIIKMAESIRL comes from the coding sequence ATGAATAAAAATGAGGATTCATTAGATTACTTGATAAAAGAAGAAATACAAAACTATGCTAAATCAATTGAAGTATCCGATATTGATCAGGCGTGGAAGGATTTTGAAAAGAATATGCTTGGCAGGAAAAAACGAGTAAAAAATTTATCCAAATTTGCTGTCATTGCAGCTATTTTAATTCTCATTTTATTTTCTAGTATTTTTGTATCATTTAATAACCAGGCTGTAGCGAATTTCTGGTTTTTAGAAAAAATTAAGACTACTATTGATGAAATAACAAGTATTTCAATTACTACATCGAAACAGGAGCAGCCTGAATCCCAAGATAAAAATATTGAAGATAATACTGTAACAGTAACTATTGAAAAGAAGCTGCTTTCATTAGAAGAGGCAAGTCAACTGGTAAGTTACCCTATTGTATTACCCACTTATATACCTTCAGGTTATTCACTTAATGGTGTTTATCTGGATAATCCGGAGTCAAAAACTACTTCTATTGAATTGCAGTATAGTACACCAGGTATAGAGGAAAAACTCATTATAAACCAGATTCCTACTAATAATTCTACTGGATTCTCACATAACTTCAGAGGAACGGATGTTCAAGAGAAAACTGTTTTGATTAATAACAATGAGGCCACTTTACTAACTTTCAACAATAGGCTGCAGCTAATTTGGCAGTACAAAACTTTCCTTTACATTATTACCGGTGCTATCAATGAGGATGAAATTATTAAGATGGCTGAATCTATAAGGCTGTAA
- a CDS encoding BMP family ABC transporter substrate-binding protein: MKSFKKLSVLMLLIMFLAGMVTGCGQKADDAKEEPAPPQEEEFVVGFVYSGPVGDFGWAYAHDLGRQYLENNVSGVRTIYIEDVPAGPDAERAMNELIQRGARVVFTTSYGFMDFTINVAEQHPDVIFLNCSGFKTAENAGNYWARMYEASYLSGIAAGLKTETNILGYVGAFPVPLVVRQINAFALGAQSVNSDVTVNVIWTNKFYDPATEKEAALGLIDLGADVLAQYQNSPATQQAAQERGVWGISCYADMTQFAPQATLTGPVWNWGPYYADIVQQIMAGNWESHHTYWGSMKEGIVYLAPYNENVMTPEMIEAVEAAKAALFAGELDIFAGPIMNQAGELVVPEGSSMSDQEKLGMNWFVKGVQGNL; this comes from the coding sequence ATGAAGAGTTTTAAAAAGTTAAGTGTGCTAATGCTACTAATCATGTTTCTGGCTGGTATGGTTACGGGCTGTGGTCAAAAGGCAGATGATGCAAAAGAAGAGCCAGCACCACCACAGGAAGAAGAGTTTGTAGTTGGTTTTGTTTATTCTGGACCAGTAGGGGATTTTGGGTGGGCATATGCCCATGACCTGGGTCGCCAGTACCTGGAAAATAATGTTTCAGGAGTAAGAACCATATATATTGAGGATGTTCCAGCTGGACCTGATGCGGAAAGGGCCATGAATGAGCTTATCCAAAGAGGTGCCAGGGTTGTTTTTACTACAAGCTATGGATTTATGGATTTTACCATAAATGTGGCAGAACAGCATCCTGACGTTATTTTCTTAAACTGTTCAGGTTTTAAGACTGCGGAAAATGCAGGGAATTACTGGGCTAGAATGTATGAGGCCAGCTATTTATCAGGAATTGCTGCTGGGCTTAAAACTGAAACAAATATTTTAGGATATGTGGGAGCTTTTCCTGTACCGCTGGTAGTAAGGCAAATTAATGCCTTTGCACTAGGTGCTCAATCAGTAAATTCTGATGTTACTGTTAATGTAATCTGGACGAATAAATTCTATGACCCTGCTACAGAAAAGGAAGCCGCTCTCGGGTTAATAGATCTAGGAGCAGATGTTCTTGCACAATATCAGAATTCTCCAGCTACACAGCAGGCTGCTCAAGAAAGGGGAGTATGGGGAATTAGCTGTTATGCAGATATGACGCAATTCGCACCCCAGGCTACTTTAACTGGTCCTGTGTGGAATTGGGGTCCATACTATGCTGATATAGTCCAGCAAATAATGGCAGGGAACTGGGAATCACATCATACCTACTGGGGCTCTATGAAAGAAGGCATAGTGTATCTAGCACCATACAATGAAAATGTTATGACACCAGAAATGATCGAAGCAGTGGAAGCTGCTAAAGCAGCTCTTTTTGCAGGAGAATTAGATATATTCGCAGGACCAATTATGAATCAAGCAGGTGAATTAGTGGTTCCTGAAGGTAGTTCAATGAGCGATCAAGAAAAATTAGGAATGAACTGGTTTGTTAAAGGTGTACAGGGTAATTTATAG
- a CDS encoding MATE family efflux transporter, which yields MRVKTIFALAIPAIIDHTLHMLLGVVDMFFVSKLGTNAVAAVGITNLIMNIYIAFFIAVGVGTTAIIARARGAGDVDKANHILKQSIIVAVFLGLLVGVPNLLFAKNIILLLGAEHEILVYALPYFLVVAVPSVFLCMMMVLSAALRGAGDTKNPMKVSLAVNIVNVVLDYILIFGILNFPGLGILGAGLATTIARIMGVLMLIKLLAKKESVLSIQILGGWSVDKTILRSLTRIGLPAGIERLIMRFGQLVYGGLIIKIGTEAFAAHNIAGTIESFSYLPGMGFGVAAAALVGQSLGSNKFLDARKFGVTSNVLATGFMVTMGLIFFVFAPGLAGLFTKDPEVVNLVVMVIRIAALFQPFLCITFVITAALQGAGDTRFPMYSTLIGIWGVRVVGTYLLGIIMGLGLLGVWISYVLDITIRGILLMYRFLKGNWKDIKI from the coding sequence ATGAGAGTAAAAACCATATTTGCTCTGGCTATACCGGCTATTATAGACCACACATTGCATATGTTATTGGGTGTGGTTGATATGTTTTTTGTCAGTAAGCTTGGCACCAACGCTGTAGCAGCTGTAGGAATAACAAACCTTATAATGAACATATATATTGCTTTTTTCATTGCAGTAGGTGTGGGAACTACTGCAATTATAGCCAGGGCCAGGGGCGCAGGAGATGTAGATAAGGCCAATCATATCCTTAAACAATCCATAATTGTAGCAGTATTTTTAGGCCTGCTGGTAGGGGTTCCAAATCTGCTTTTTGCAAAAAACATCATATTACTCCTGGGTGCAGAGCATGAAATATTGGTCTATGCTCTTCCCTATTTTCTTGTTGTAGCTGTGCCTTCTGTTTTCCTTTGCATGATGATGGTGCTTTCAGCAGCTTTAAGGGGAGCAGGGGATACTAAAAATCCCATGAAGGTTTCCCTTGCCGTAAATATAGTAAATGTTGTGTTGGATTATATATTGATATTTGGAATACTGAATTTTCCGGGCTTGGGCATTCTTGGGGCTGGACTTGCAACTACTATAGCAAGGATCATGGGTGTTTTAATGCTTATAAAGCTCCTTGCAAAAAAAGAGAGTGTCTTATCAATACAAATACTTGGAGGCTGGAGTGTAGATAAAACAATCTTAAGGTCCTTGACCAGGATAGGTTTGCCGGCAGGCATTGAAAGACTTATTATGAGATTTGGGCAGTTGGTATATGGAGGATTAATTATAAAAATAGGTACAGAAGCCTTTGCAGCACATAATATAGCCGGTACAATTGAAAGCTTTTCATACTTGCCGGGGATGGGCTTTGGAGTTGCAGCTGCTGCCCTTGTAGGTCAAAGCCTTGGGTCCAATAAATTTCTAGATGCCAGGAAATTTGGTGTCACATCCAACGTCTTGGCCACAGGATTTATGGTGACAATGGGATTAATATTTTTTGTATTTGCTCCGGGACTTGCTGGACTTTTTACTAAAGACCCTGAGGTTGTAAATCTTGTGGTTATGGTTATTCGAATTGCAGCCCTGTTTCAGCCCTTTTTATGCATTACCTTTGTAATAACAGCAGCCCTGCAGGGAGCAGGGGATACTAGATTTCCCATGTATTCAACCTTAATCGGCATCTGGGGAGTAAGGGTTGTTGGAACATATTTGTTAGGAATAATAATGGGTTTGGGACTTCTGGGTGTTTGGATTTCCTATGTCCTGGATATTACCATAAGAGGTATCCTGTTGATGTATAGATTTTTGAAGGGAAACTGGAAGGATATTAAGATATAA
- a CDS encoding type II toxin-antitoxin system RelE/ParE family toxin, which yields MKQYKIQITDKALSDMEEIYNYIAEQLQAPEAAMGQYNRIADAIETLDMFPERVSLMETEEERGLGLRQMPVDNFSVFFHIREERVIITNVLYSASDIAKRLRDS from the coding sequence ATGAAGCAGTATAAGATTCAGATCACGGACAAAGCACTTTCCGATATGGAGGAGATTTATAATTATATCGCAGAGCAGCTACAGGCACCGGAAGCGGCCATGGGACAGTATAACAGAATAGCTGATGCAATCGAAACCCTTGATATGTTCCCGGAACGCGTGAGTTTAATGGAGACAGAAGAAGAACGCGGGCTGGGACTCAGGCAAATGCCTGTTGATAACTTTTCTGTATTCTTCCATATCAGAGAAGAGCGAGTAATCATTACAAACGTTTTGTACAGTGCCAGCGATATAGCCAAGCGTTTACGTGATTCCTGA
- a CDS encoding matrixin family metalloprotease, whose amino-acid sequence MNKRKNLYTIVMILLAISFVFVISSPAFAYKLFTKGFFGQDVPINTVEVHSTYLTPVNNAINNWNFHHSIGAIPRKIIVGGAFKNRFITDYFATDWPGLYGIVKQDQAYYPHTTTEFVILLNRTHLDSQSATVRQSVAAHEFGHSFGLDDITSGIAIMNINRNRSSIYTAQQDDINGVKASWNR is encoded by the coding sequence ATGAATAAGAGAAAAAATTTATACACTATAGTGATGATTTTATTAGCAATTTCATTTGTCTTTGTAATATCTTCACCTGCGTTTGCTTATAAGTTGTTTACCAAGGGGTTTTTCGGTCAAGATGTACCTATAAATACAGTAGAAGTTCACTCAACATATCTCACACCTGTTAACAATGCTATTAATAACTGGAATTTTCATCATTCTATAGGAGCAATACCAAGGAAGATTATTGTAGGTGGTGCTTTTAAAAATAGATTCATAACAGATTATTTTGCAACGGATTGGCCTGGACTATATGGGATTGTTAAACAAGACCAAGCTTATTATCCTCATACAACGACTGAATTCGTAATTCTTTTAAATAGAACTCACTTAGATTCGCAGTCTGCAACAGTCAGACAAAGTGTGGCAGCTCATGAGTTTGGCCATTCTTTTGGACTAGATGACATTACTAGCGGCATAGCTATTATGAATATAAACAGAAACAGGAGTAGCATCTATACTGCTCAGCAAGATGACATAAATGGAGTTAAGGCTAGTTGGAATAGATAA
- a CDS encoding type II toxin-antitoxin system RelB/DinJ family antitoxin: MEKTTTLNLRVNPEVKRRAEEVLSQLGIPMSTAIDIYLKQISMTGGIPFAIKLPTAPVSVNADLMTTDEIHAKLKEGYNDIEKGNVQDASAAFQRFREKHA; this comes from the coding sequence ATGGAAAAAACTACGACTTTAAATTTAAGGGTTAACCCAGAAGTAAAAAGAAGGGCAGAGGAAGTTCTTTCACAACTCGGCATCCCTATGTCCACAGCGATAGATATTTATCTGAAGCAGATTTCAATGACTGGCGGAATACCTTTTGCTATAAAACTGCCGACAGCGCCGGTTTCTGTAAACGCTGATTTGATGACAACGGACGAAATTCATGCGAAGTTAAAGGAAGGATACAACGATATCGAAAAAGGTAATGTGCAGGATGCATCTGCTGCCTTTCAGAGATTTCGGGAGAAACACGCATGA
- a CDS encoding FAD binding domain-containing protein has protein sequence MELYNPKSLSNALDILAGGNCTVLAGGTDLLVKNRFRNKIINICDLKELDFIEDTGGGLEIGAGVTHGQIEKSTIIKKYAPVLAAGCSMVGSTQIRNKGTLGGNIVSASPAGDTLTSLSVLNCQLVLNSKSRERHISLLEFITGPGKHILDDNELVTRIIIEKMDEKECWYYKKVGLRNALSIAVVGAAIRGLVQDGVFKRLDIALGSVGPKIQLPKELANMFLDKSFEKKEVWMILDNVDRYITPIDDIRASREQRVLTIKGVLFEGLCRLLSI, from the coding sequence ATGGAATTGTATAATCCAAAAAGTCTCTCAAATGCACTAGATATTTTAGCTGGGGGTAACTGTACTGTACTGGCAGGTGGTACTGACTTGCTTGTTAAAAATAGGTTTAGAAATAAAATTATTAATATTTGTGACCTGAAGGAATTAGATTTCATTGAGGATACAGGGGGGGGTCTGGAAATAGGAGCTGGTGTTACCCACGGGCAAATAGAGAAGTCTACTATTATAAAAAAGTATGCACCTGTTCTTGCAGCTGGATGTAGTATGGTTGGGTCAACTCAAATTAGAAATAAAGGCACACTTGGGGGTAATATTGTCTCAGCATCTCCAGCTGGAGATACACTTACATCGTTATCAGTCTTGAATTGTCAACTAGTCCTTAATAGCAAAAGCAGGGAGCGACACATATCTCTGCTAGAGTTTATTACTGGGCCTGGAAAGCACATATTAGATGACAATGAACTGGTAACCAGGATTATTATAGAAAAAATGGATGAAAAGGAATGCTGGTATTATAAAAAAGTTGGCTTAAGAAATGCCCTGTCCATTGCAGTGGTTGGAGCTGCAATAAGGGGATTAGTTCAGGATGGAGTCTTTAAAAGACTTGACATTGCACTGGGTTCAGTTGGTCCTAAAATTCAGCTGCCAAAAGAGCTTGCAAACATGTTTTTAGATAAAAGTTTTGAAAAGAAAGAAGTTTGGATGATACTAGACAATGTAGATAGATATATTACTCCAATAGATGATATTAGAGCAAGCAGGGAGCAGAGGGTTTTGACAATTAAAGGGGTGCTTTTTGAAGGGTTATGCCGACTGCTTAGTATTTGA
- a CDS encoding GntR family transcriptional regulator — MNHIIPKVDSEQLFTKVRKLLLDMLETGAFANTEKLPSEENLAKSLGVSRSVLRDVLAIFEAEGYITRKRGIGTLVNRHIINAVTRLDIEKEFMELINDAGYTPKIAFVNVEKQRAASDIAQGLAIDEGQEIIAVERLVLADNMPAILCTDHIASSLVLVREYSNDELFKPIFYFLEKYCNEEVVHNLTKVEPVLAKSRISSLFNIEEGVPLFYMSEVGYNIYNRPVLLSKEYHNPKILSYSILRKKF, encoded by the coding sequence ATGAATCATATTATACCAAAAGTGGATAGTGAACAATTATTTACCAAGGTTCGTAAACTGCTGCTTGATATGCTGGAAACAGGTGCTTTTGCAAATACAGAAAAGCTTCCCTCAGAAGAAAATCTCGCAAAGTCATTAGGGGTCAGCAGGTCAGTATTAAGGGATGTCCTTGCTATTTTTGAAGCTGAAGGATATATAACCAGGAAAAGGGGCATTGGTACCCTGGTTAATCGCCATATCATAAATGCAGTAACCAGGTTGGACATAGAAAAGGAATTCATGGAACTAATAAATGATGCAGGCTATACTCCCAAGATAGCCTTTGTCAATGTAGAAAAGCAAAGGGCAGCTTCTGATATTGCACAAGGGCTGGCTATTGACGAAGGGCAGGAGATTATTGCCGTTGAAAGGCTTGTCCTTGCAGATAACATGCCTGCAATCCTCTGCACTGATCATATTGCAAGCAGTCTTGTTTTAGTGAGGGAATATTCTAACGATGAGCTCTTTAAGCCAATATTTTATTTTTTAGAGAAATATTGCAATGAAGAGGTTGTTCATAACCTTACAAAGGTTGAACCAGTATTAGCCAAAAGTAGAATTTCCAGTCTGTTTAATATAGAAGAAGGTGTACCGCTCTTTTATATGAGTGAAGTAGGTTATAACATTTACAATCGTCCAGTTTTATTGTCAAAAGAGTATCATAACCCTAAAATATTGAGTTACAGTATATTAAGAAAAAAGTTTTAA
- a CDS encoding RNA polymerase sigma factor, producing MEPNFMESLYKLHYERVYKSTYMATGDVELSKDATQEAFYDAFRKFHTLKDKTKFSAWVSSIALNKAIDLMRKSNQINRIKNKSTLFYINLSEHSPEDLLCSNELRSEMITQLRSLPQKYAEILFLKFYHDLTEQEISTLLNIPVGTVKSRLYRAKELLKRSFEKNQEYRKVVKVHE from the coding sequence ATGGAACCAAACTTTATGGAAAGTCTATATAAACTTCATTACGAAAGGGTTTATAAATCAACTTATATGGCAACTGGGGACGTAGAATTGTCCAAGGATGCTACCCAGGAAGCATTTTATGATGCTTTTCGTAAATTCCACACTTTAAAAGATAAAACTAAGTTTTCAGCATGGGTTTCATCCATAGCATTAAATAAAGCAATAGATTTAATGAGAAAGAGCAACCAGATAAATAGAATAAAGAACAAATCCACTCTTTTTTATATAAACCTCAGCGAACATAGCCCAGAAGATTTATTATGCAGCAATGAATTAAGATCAGAAATGATCACTCAACTAAGGTCTTTGCCCCAAAAATACGCAGAAATTTTATTTTTAAAGTTTTATCATGATTTAACCGAACAGGAAATATCTACTTTATTAAACATTCCAGTAGGAACAGTTAAAAGCCGTCTTTATAGGGCAAAAGAGCTTTTAAAAAGATCCTTTGAGAAAAACCAGGAGTATAGAAAGGTGGTCAAAGTTCATGAATAA
- a CDS encoding 8-oxoguanine deaminase: protein MFTLLKNADWVLTFDKDNTRIKNGSVLIEGNRIVGVGKNLACQEGTRVIDAAGRIVMPGLVNTHHHLYQTLTRNIPETQDIPLFPWLLKLYEIWKHLTPEAVRIGAMVGLGELLKTGCTTSADHHYVFPCSQPGELIDEQILAARELGIRFHPNRGSMSLGRDQGGLPPNEVIQTEETILKDCERLVQKYHDPGTYSMCRIVFAPCSPFSVTGDLMKESAVLARKHGVFLHTHLAETRDEDDFCMQKLGMRPVEYMEKLGWLGEDVWFAHGIHLNDAEVGLLGETRTGVAHCPASNMKLNSGICRVRDLQKAAARVGLAVDGSASNDSSNMWAEVRIAYLLQKLALGAEGLTAEDVLKMATVGGAQILGRKDIGSLEVGKAADMILIDFQQLAFAGGQHDPVSAIVNTGNSNLVDMTIVNGRVVVEKGRLVNVDEARIAHEANRISLNMVQIDIQ from the coding sequence ATGTTTACCTTACTAAAAAATGCTGACTGGGTTTTAACCTTTGATAAGGACAACACAAGGATTAAAAACGGCTCAGTTTTAATTGAAGGGAACAGAATTGTAGGGGTTGGAAAGAATCTGGCCTGCCAGGAAGGCACCAGGGTAATAGATGCCGCAGGCAGGATTGTCATGCCAGGGCTGGTTAATACCCACCACCACCTATATCAAACCTTAACCAGAAATATACCTGAAACCCAGGACATTCCCCTTTTTCCATGGTTATTAAAGCTGTATGAAATCTGGAAACATTTAACTCCAGAGGCTGTAAGGATAGGGGCCATGGTGGGATTAGGTGAACTCCTAAAGACAGGCTGTACTACCAGTGCCGACCATCATTATGTATTTCCCTGCAGCCAGCCAGGGGAACTAATAGATGAACAGATATTGGCAGCCCGGGAGCTAGGAATAAGGTTTCATCCAAACCGCGGCAGCATGTCCCTGGGAAGAGACCAGGGGGGACTGCCGCCCAATGAAGTCATCCAGACAGAGGAGACGATTTTAAAGGACTGTGAGCGTCTTGTACAAAAATATCACGATCCAGGTACTTACTCAATGTGTAGGATAGTCTTTGCTCCATGCTCACCCTTTTCCGTAACTGGTGACCTTATGAAGGAAAGTGCCGTTTTGGCAAGAAAGCATGGGGTGTTCCTGCATACCCACCTGGCAGAAACAAGGGATGAGGATGATTTTTGTATGCAGAAGCTTGGGATGAGGCCAGTAGAGTATATGGAAAAGCTGGGTTGGTTAGGTGAGGATGTGTGGTTTGCCCATGGCATTCACTTAAATGATGCAGAGGTGGGACTGCTGGGTGAAACTAGAACTGGGGTTGCCCACTGCCCAGCATCAAATATGAAGCTTAACTCGGGTATCTGCAGGGTAAGGGATCTTCAAAAGGCTGCTGCTCGAGTTGGTCTAGCCGTTGATGGCAGTGCCAGCAACGATTCCTCAAATATGTGGGCAGAGGTCAGGATAGCATACTTGCTGCAGAAACTAGCTCTGGGAGCAGAAGGACTAACTGCCGAGGATGTACTGAAAATGGCAACAGTAGGCGGTGCACAAATCCTGGGGAGAAAAGATATTGGATCTCTTGAGGTTGGCAAGGCTGCAGATATGATTTTGATAGATTTCCAGCAATTAGCCTTTGCTGGGGGCCAGCATGATCCGGTATCGGCCATAGTTAACACAGGCAATTCTAATCTAGTGGATATGACCATTGTTAATGGCAGGGTAGTTGTTGAAAAGGGCAGACTGGTTAATGTGGATGAGGCAAGAATAGCTCACGAGGCAAATAGAATCTCGCTGAATATGGTGCAAATAGACATTCAGTAA
- a CDS encoding ATP-binding protein has protein sequence MAELANVTRLLKELSLKEAANKIDVLTADAAINNMTPLDVLEILLKCELEFRNKSNIEKRIKAANFPYEARIEEFDFSNKELGITKNHMNQLLELSWLQQAYNIMFLDFYSSLDDITKVPLTEAPLLVQ, from the coding sequence ATGGCTGAATTAGCAAATGTAACTAGACTATTAAAAGAGCTTTCTCTTAAAGAGGCAGCAAATAAGATAGATGTACTAACCGCCGATGCTGCTATTAATAACATGACACCCCTTGATGTACTAGAAATACTTTTAAAATGTGAACTAGAATTTAGAAATAAAAGCAATATAGAAAAAAGGATTAAAGCTGCAAATTTCCCTTATGAGGCTAGAATAGAAGAATTTGATTTTAGCAATAAAGAACTAGGAATAACCAAAAACCATATGAACCAGCTGCTGGAGCTTTCATGGCTCCAGCAGGCATATAACATCATGTTTCTAGACTTCTATAGCTCTCTGGATGATATAACAAAGGTGCCCCTTACAGAGGCACCTCTTTTAGTGCAATAA